From Spartinivicinus ruber, the proteins below share one genomic window:
- the katG gene encoding catalase/peroxidase HPI, protein MNNTGKCPFNHVAGGGTSNRDWWPNQLRLEILRQHSSLSDPMDKDFDYAKEFKSLDLQAVKKDLYALMTDSQDWWPADYGHYGPLFIRMAWHSAGTYRTGDGRGGAGTGNQRFAPINSWPDNGNLDKARMLLWPIKQKYGRKISWADLMILAGNCALESMGFKTFGFAGGRDDVWEPEQDIYWGTESEWLDDKRYSGKRDLENPLAAVQMGLIYVNPEGPNGNPDPVASGVDVRETFGRMAMNDEETVALVAGGHTFGKCHGAGDPALVGPEPEGASIEEQGLGWKNSHGTGKGGDTTTSGIEGAWTANPTKWDFDYFNILFGYDWELTKSPAGAQQWIPKGGAAADLVPDAHDPSKRHAPIMTTADLSLKMDPIYEPIARRFQKDPEAFADAFARAWYKLTHRDMGPRARYLGAEVPDEELIWQDPIPAVDHDLVDDKDIAALKGKILDSGLKVSELVFTAWASASTFRGSDMRGGANGARIRLAPQKEWEANEPAQLSKVINTLEDIQSGFNSAQSGNKKVSLADLIVLGGCAAVEKAAKDAGQNITVPFTPGRMDASQQQTDVESFAVLEPIADGFRNFQKGSFSVSAEELLVDKAQLLTLSAPEMTVLLGGMRVLNTNVGQTKHGVFTDRPETLTNDFFVNLLDMGTTWKSISKDDTLFEGRNRKTGDVKWTGTRVDLIFGSNSQLRALAEVYATADSQEKFVKDFIAAWTKVMNLDRFEVED, encoded by the coding sequence ATGAACAACACTGGCAAGTGTCCTTTCAATCACGTTGCGGGAGGTGGTACTTCTAATCGGGATTGGTGGCCAAATCAACTACGTTTGGAAATTTTGCGCCAACATTCCTCTTTATCTGATCCTATGGATAAGGACTTTGACTACGCTAAAGAATTCAAAAGCTTAGATCTGCAAGCGGTCAAAAAGGATCTCTACGCCTTAATGACCGATTCACAAGATTGGTGGCCTGCTGACTATGGTCACTACGGTCCTTTATTCATTCGTATGGCATGGCATAGTGCGGGCACCTATCGTACTGGTGATGGTCGTGGTGGAGCAGGCACAGGAAACCAGCGTTTTGCCCCAATTAACAGTTGGCCTGACAATGGCAACTTAGATAAAGCCCGGATGTTGCTATGGCCGATCAAACAAAAATACGGCAGGAAAATTTCCTGGGCTGACCTGATGATCTTAGCAGGTAACTGTGCGCTTGAGTCTATGGGCTTCAAAACCTTTGGTTTTGCAGGCGGACGTGATGATGTATGGGAACCTGAGCAAGATATCTACTGGGGTACTGAATCAGAGTGGTTAGACGACAAACGTTACTCTGGTAAACGTGATCTGGAGAACCCGTTAGCTGCAGTGCAAATGGGTCTGATCTACGTCAACCCTGAAGGGCCAAATGGAAATCCAGACCCTGTGGCATCTGGTGTAGATGTTCGTGAGACCTTTGGCCGTATGGCAATGAATGATGAAGAAACAGTAGCCCTAGTTGCTGGTGGGCATACCTTTGGTAAATGCCATGGTGCAGGTGATCCTGCGCTAGTTGGCCCAGAACCAGAAGGTGCCAGTATTGAAGAGCAAGGTCTAGGCTGGAAAAATAGCCATGGCACAGGGAAGGGCGGCGATACCACTACTAGTGGTATTGAAGGTGCGTGGACAGCCAACCCAACCAAGTGGGACTTTGACTACTTCAACATACTCTTTGGTTATGACTGGGAGCTAACTAAAAGTCCAGCTGGTGCTCAGCAATGGATACCCAAAGGTGGTGCAGCAGCAGATCTTGTACCAGATGCACATGATCCTAGTAAACGGCATGCGCCAATCATGACCACTGCTGATTTGTCTCTAAAAATGGATCCCATTTATGAGCCTATTGCCAGGCGCTTTCAGAAAGACCCAGAAGCTTTTGCTGATGCTTTTGCTAGAGCTTGGTATAAGTTGACTCACCGTGATATGGGGCCTCGTGCACGCTATTTGGGGGCAGAAGTGCCAGATGAAGAGCTTATCTGGCAAGACCCCATTCCTGCAGTGGACCATGATTTGGTTGACGACAAAGATATCGCTGCCCTAAAAGGTAAAATATTAGATTCGGGCCTCAAAGTTTCTGAACTGGTTTTTACGGCGTGGGCTTCTGCATCTACATTTCGTGGCTCAGACATGCGTGGTGGTGCTAATGGCGCAAGAATTCGTTTAGCACCTCAAAAGGAATGGGAAGCAAATGAGCCCGCCCAGTTATCTAAAGTGATTAATACACTTGAAGATATTCAAAGTGGATTCAACAGTGCTCAATCTGGCAATAAGAAAGTCTCACTGGCTGACTTGATTGTATTGGGTGGTTGCGCTGCAGTAGAGAAAGCTGCTAAGGATGCAGGTCAAAATATCACTGTTCCATTTACCCCAGGTCGAATGGATGCATCTCAGCAACAAACTGATGTGGAATCCTTCGCTGTTCTGGAGCCCATTGCAGATGGCTTTCGTAACTTCCAAAAAGGCAGCTTCAGTGTTTCAGCCGAAGAACTGTTAGTAGACAAAGCCCAGTTATTAACCTTATCTGCTCCAGAAATGACAGTGTTGTTAGGTGGTATGCGCGTTTTGAATACAAATGTAGGACAAACCAAGCATGGCGTTTTCACTGATCGGCCAGAAACATTAACCAATGACTTCTTTGTGAACCTGCTTGATATGGGAACCACTTGGAAATCTATATCAAAAGACGACACTTTGTTTGAAGGGCGTAACCGCAAGACAGGTGACGTAAAATGGACTGGTACTCGTGTCGATTTAATCTTTGGCTCAAACTCTCAATTGCGTGCACTAGCAGAGGTTTATGCCACAGCAGACTCACAAGAAAAATTTGTTAAAGACTTCATAGCTGCCTGGACCAAAGTTATGAACCTGGATCGTTTTGAAGTAGAGGACTAA
- a CDS encoding IS1595 family transposase, protein MAINKVQFQKGLSLNEFLKQYGTEEQCFNTLYKLRWPEGFQCPNCGYDKCCQLTTRKLQQCYKCHQQTSVTAGTIFESTKLPLKTWFQGMYLISQDKKGISAIELHRHLGISYQAAWRMKHKLMKVMQEREGTKQLSGFIEIDDAYLGGERTGCKRGRGADGKIPFVAAVETTKQGQPTRIKLSILKGFNKEEITAWSRQNLAKGSTVISDGLACFNGVIEAGCLHDKIVCGGGRASVEEPEFYWVNTILGNLKSALRSTYHAIRAKYAQRYLAEFQYRFNRRFSLVEFIPRLAFVALRTPPLPGKLLNIA, encoded by the coding sequence ATGGCTATCAACAAAGTTCAATTTCAAAAAGGCCTGAGTTTAAACGAGTTTCTCAAACAATATGGTACAGAAGAACAATGCTTTAATACCTTATACAAATTGCGATGGCCAGAAGGTTTTCAGTGCCCCAATTGTGGATACGACAAATGCTGTCAACTCACTACTAGAAAGCTTCAGCAGTGCTATAAATGTCACCAGCAAACATCTGTAACTGCAGGTACTATCTTTGAATCAACCAAATTACCATTAAAGACTTGGTTCCAAGGGATGTATTTGATCTCCCAAGACAAAAAAGGTATATCAGCCATAGAATTACATCGCCATTTAGGTATTTCCTATCAAGCTGCCTGGAGAATGAAACATAAGCTCATGAAAGTGATGCAAGAAAGAGAAGGCACCAAGCAATTGTCGGGTTTTATTGAAATTGATGATGCCTATCTTGGTGGCGAGCGTACAGGTTGCAAAAGAGGTAGGGGAGCAGATGGGAAAATACCTTTTGTAGCAGCCGTAGAAACAACAAAACAAGGTCAACCGACACGAATTAAACTGAGCATTTTAAAAGGGTTTAATAAAGAAGAGATAACGGCTTGGAGTAGGCAGAATTTGGCCAAGGGCAGTACCGTAATCTCCGATGGACTGGCCTGTTTTAATGGTGTCATAGAAGCAGGTTGTCTTCATGATAAAATTGTATGCGGTGGTGGTCGTGCATCAGTAGAGGAACCTGAATTTTATTGGGTTAACACCATCCTTGGAAACTTAAAAAGTGCTTTACGTAGTACTTATCATGCTATTCGCGCTAAATATGCACAACGTTATCTTGCTGAATTTCAGTATCGATTTAATCGAAGATTTAGCTTAGTAGAATTTATTCCTAGGCTAGCATTTGTAGCACTGAGAACACCTCCACTACCAGGTAAGCTACTAAATATAGCTTAG
- a CDS encoding m7GpppX diphosphatase yields MNSIHALTRSNSIGIADPAKNTCQALQVKQVKNSQLQSESSRIRRTLDAYGIDDNRENLSNLNQAKHNVLIQKNEQGEINPKYGAFVSKQGVDAYGSFHWLNPKTLTKYQTDNLVEVAFTSEDLEALQSTYKKENTTEFLVNLLRGNQLQPEDDVYSTTFKKNPNAFYYSKPLEAGNGFLIYPNIPYMSDNYTNGSHDNLRMKREGIQLTAWAIHPALPHNLIQEITNKEVPRKFSEELNQQVAEEQSNVKSLTSILDLSVEDVGMLEKLKSDIIQHLADTYGVDKESDKVSLFFHFPVAPKTATIHLHIWVNKADHPLNESRGFGLDEIIQHLKSGNNIENLILSRNNGHFILPAKDKLHLITGMPESQQPTEETRNKTKLPI; encoded by the coding sequence ATGAACTCAATTCACGCATTAACACGATCCAACTCTATTGGCATCGCTGATCCAGCTAAAAACACTTGTCAAGCACTTCAAGTAAAACAGGTAAAAAACTCCCAACTTCAAAGTGAGTCATCTCGAATCCGTCGAACACTAGATGCATATGGAATAGATGATAATCGAGAAAATCTCAGCAACTTAAATCAAGCAAAACATAATGTACTTATTCAAAAAAATGAACAAGGTGAGATCAATCCTAAATATGGAGCTTTTGTTTCAAAACAAGGTGTTGATGCTTATGGAAGTTTCCATTGGTTAAACCCAAAAACACTAACTAAATATCAAACTGATAATTTAGTTGAAGTTGCTTTTACCTCTGAAGATTTAGAAGCATTACAATCTACTTATAAAAAAGAAAATACAACAGAGTTTCTCGTTAATCTGTTACGTGGAAATCAATTACAACCTGAAGATGATGTGTATAGCACAACGTTCAAAAAAAATCCTAATGCATTTTATTATTCAAAGCCATTAGAGGCAGGTAATGGATTTTTAATTTACCCAAATATCCCTTACATGTCGGACAACTATACAAATGGAAGTCATGATAACTTGAGAATGAAGAGAGAAGGAATACAACTTACTGCTTGGGCTATTCATCCGGCACTTCCTCATAACTTGATCCAAGAAATTACCAACAAAGAAGTACCAAGGAAGTTTTCTGAAGAGTTAAACCAGCAAGTTGCTGAAGAACAGTCTAACGTTAAGTCACTCACGTCTATCCTAGACTTAAGTGTTGAGGATGTGGGTATGTTAGAAAAATTAAAATCGGATATTATCCAGCATCTTGCAGATACATACGGGGTGGATAAAGAAAGTGATAAAGTTAGTTTGTTTTTCCATTTTCCCGTAGCACCCAAAACAGCTACGATACATTTGCATATTTGGGTGAATAAAGCTGATCATCCACTAAATGAATCACGAGGCTTTGGGCTGGATGAAATTATACAACATTTAAAGTCAGGAAATAACATTGAAAACCTAATCCTTTCTAGAAATAATGGCCATTTTATATTGCCAGCAAAAGATAAATTACACCTTATTACTGGAATGCCAGAAAGCCAACAACCAACAGAGGAAACTCGTAATAAAACCAAACTTCCCATATAG